A window of the Henckelia pumila isolate YLH828 chromosome 3, ASM3356847v2, whole genome shotgun sequence genome harbors these coding sequences:
- the LOC140888659 gene encoding RING-H2 finger protein ATL20-like, whose amino-acid sequence MGISCPISVCGNSSIAIGYPFTLQNLTPTNDCTHIKLTCNIPLDTILLNLPYYGEFVVQSIDYFAGYIKLQDPGNCLMRRLLNLNVSSLYFKDTPHFNYTFYVCPFGMGPLFNPISCLSNSTNSTIATRELPQEIMEGFGCKTIGSFIIPLFLPGQLKIEDIFSDISLILSWNATVCKDCQENQKSGGFPSKLSAKIIAIIFSTPATIVMALCCCSGFCFHLLRMIKRQHQTDGTTLPSTSSARQSTESTAMQPLPAGENIGLDESRIEACTETVVLGENERIFTCNSNCCAICLENYSHKETIRLIIKCEHSFHAVCVEKWLQKNGTCPVCRTSVC is encoded by the exons ATGGGAATATCTTGTCCAATTTCTGTCTGTGGCAACAGCTCAATAGCCATAGGATATCCTTTTACGTTACAAAACCTTACTCCAACGAATGATTGCACACATATCAAACTAACTTGCAATATTCCCCTAGACACGATCCTTCTAAACCTTCCTTACTATGGAGAATTCGTCGTGCAAAGCATCGACTACTTCGCAGGATACATCAAGCTCCAAGATCCTGGGAATTGCTTGATGAGAAGGTTATTAAACTTGAATGTTTCATCTTTGTACTTTAAAGACACACCTCACTTTAACTACACGTTTTACGTATGTCCTTTCGGTATGGGGCCGCTCTTCAATCCAATTAGCTGCCTAAGCAACTCTACAAACTCGACGATAGCTACTCGTGAATTACCTCAAGAAATCATGGAAGGTTTTGGATGCAAGACTATCGGGAGCTTTATAATCCCACTTTTCTTACCAGGGCAGCTTAAGATCGAAGACATTTTCTCCGATATTTCCTTGATTCTGTCATGGAATGCTACTGTCTGCAAAGATTGTCAAGAAAACCAAAAAAGTG GTGGATTTCCAAGTAAGCTATCAGCAAAGATAATTGCCATAATCTTCAGTACACCAGCCACTATAGTAATGGCCTTATGCTGCTGCTCAGGATTCTGCTTCCATTTACTGAGAATGATAAAGAGGCAACACCAAACCGACGGAACAACATTACCCTCCACATCTTCCGCACGTCAGTCGACTGAATCTACTGCAATGCAGCCACTCCCTGCCGGCGAAAACATTGGCCTGGATGAGTCAAGAATCGAGGCCTGCACAGAAACGGTTGTTTTAGGTGAAAATGAAAGGATTTTTACTTGTAACAGTAATTGTTGTGCCATATGTTTGGAAAATTATAGTCACAAAGAAACAATTAGGCTTATAATTAAGTGTGAACATTCCTTTCATGCTGTATGCGTCGAGAAATGGTTGCAGAAAAATGGGACTTGCCCTGTTTGTAGGACGTCTGTGTGCTGA
- the LOC140890729 gene encoding putative RING-H2 finger protein ATL21A produces MATQTLFLFLFLSVVHAQNDCPTSYCYTAGLSIRFPFWLKGQLPPQKCSLPGFDLSCIDRKTYLNIPYSGGFYVDSIYYSLKLITLSDPGNCLARRLLSLNLSSSPFKANSYENYTLYSCPRSRASSIGVIDCLSNSSTAIVALNVYRTFYFQDVSMCKKIITVPVPSYVSFLPTYEFPVTIDLTWIAPDTSGTGAGAAHGRTYVFLVPLLAISVLILFISCCVCMRRRDESWYSGTQTNRGLDESTIETYRKMTISENRLIPGSNDITCAICLEDYVRNDTLRFMPGCEHCFHVECIDKWLRMNRRCPICRVDL; encoded by the exons atgGCCACTCAAACCttgtttcttttccttttcctttctGTAGTGCATGCTCAAAATGATTGCCCAACATCATATTGTTACACAGCTGGCCTTTCCATACGGTTTCCTTTCTGGTTAAAAGGTCAGCTGCCGCCCCAAAAATGTAGCTTACCAGGGTTCGATCTAAGTTGCATTGACCGAAAGACATATCTAAACATCCCTTATTCTGGAGGCTTTTATGTTGATTCAATCTACTACAGCTTAAAACTAATAACGCTCTCTGATCCTGGGAATTGCCTAGCCAGGCGACTTCTCAGCTTGAATCTTTCATCTTCTCCATTCAAAGCTAATAGTTATGAAAATTACACATTATACAGCTGTCCTAGATCTCGGGCGAGTTCTATCGGAGTCATTGATTGCCTCAGTAACTCCAGCACTGCTATAGTGGCGTTAAACGTTTATAGAACTTTTTATTTTCAAGATGTTTCAATGTGCAAGAAGATTATCACGGTTCCTGTTCCGTCCTATGTTTCTTTTCTTCCTACATATGAATTTCCTGTCACCATTGACCTGACATGGATAGCCCCTGACA CGTCTGGTACAGGTGCAGGTGCGGCACATGGTCGGACATACGTCTTTCTTGTACCACTCCTTGCCATATCAGTACTGATACTCTTCATATCCTGTTGCGTATGCATGAGGCGACGTGACGAGTCCTGGTATTCGGGTACCCAAACTAATCGAGGTCTCGATGAATCCACCATTGAAACCTACAGAAAGATGACAATCAGTGAAAACCGGCTTATTCCAGGGTCTAATGATATTACTTGCGCAATATGCCTGGAAGATTATGTACGGAACGACACTTTAAGATTCATGCCTGGATGTGAGCATTGCTTTCATGTCGAGTGTATAGATAAGTGGTTaagaatgaacagaagatgtCCCATCTGCAGGGTCGATTTGTAG
- the LOC140892769 gene encoding cytochrome b561 and DOMON domain-containing protein At3g61750 codes for MVVLRLSRPSKSAFLYMVLLVSFIQLKSFVVEGAIFDDDSSKVLCDMDLSSFLPLPYGSLPNMGCKPLWNSYVLRYSQSKNNVITIVLSSIYTSGWVGIGFSRDGMMLNASCMVGWITAEGEGRIKQYYVEAFTSLDVKPDKGELPLTGVPPYIALNGATIYLAFQLKYNKTLKTQPVLLAFSTNYPHHLHLPMHEDKTTILFDFSSGHPESIIDVSSNLVKDKRTHGMLGLLGWGLILPFGAIFARYLKHKDPLWYYLHVVIQFTGFLFGLAALVVGLSLDKKLHASIPIHKGIGIFVFVLTVLQVLAFFSRPSTDSKYRKYWNWYHNSMGRICLFFGAVNVVVGIHLAGAGAAWKIGYGLLVGAVLVICIVLETLLRLKRLQERDVPPAFSTNSL; via the exons ATGGTAGTATTAAGGTTATCACGGCCGTCGAAATCGGCCTTTTTGTACATGGTTTTGTTAGTTAGTTTCATTCAATTAAAGAGCTTTGTGGTGGAAGGAGCTATCTTTGATGACGATTCCTCAAAGGTGCTGTGTGACATGGATCTCAGTTCCTTTCTTCCTCTCCCATACGGTAGTCTACCAAATATGGGTTGCAAACCACTGTGGAATTCTTATGTGCTAAGG TATTCTCAATCCAAGAATAATGTGATCACTATAGTTTTATCAAGCATTTACACCAGTGGATGGGTGGGGATAGGCTTTTCGAGGGATGGAATGATGCTGAATGCTAGCTGTATGGTTGGATGGATAACAGCAGAAGGAGAAGGAAGAATAAAACAGTATTATGTAGAGGCCTTCACCTCCTTAGATGTTAAACCCGATAAAGGCGAACTGCCATTGACCGGTGTTCCACCCTACATCGCGCTTAATGGTGCGACGATATACTTGGCATTCCAATTGAAGTACAACAAAACTCTCAAAACCCAACCTGTTTTGTTGGCTTTCAGCACCAACTATCCTCACCACCTCCACCTTCCGATGCACGAGGACAAGACGACTATATTGTTTGATTTCTCATCAG GTCATCCGGAATCCATCATTGATGTATCATCTAACTTGGTTAAAGATAAGAGAACGCACGGCATGTTGGGTCTACTGGGATGGGGCCTAATACTCCCTTTTGGAGCAATTTTTGCTAGATATCTCAAGCATAAAGATCCTTTATGGTATTATCTTCATGTGGTCATTCAGTTCACAGGATTCTTATTTGGTCTGGCAGCATTGGTTGTCGGATTATCCCTCGATAAGAAGCTGCATGCTTCCATCCCAATACACAAAGGCATAGGAATTTTTGTTTTCGTGCTCACCGTTCTCCAG GTTCTTGCATTTTTTTCGCGGCCCAGTACAGACAGCAAGTACCGGAAGTACTGGAATTGGTACCACAACTCAATGGGGAGAATTTGCCTGTTCTTCGGAGCAGTGAATGTAGTTGTGGGGATACATCTTGCTGGAGCAGGGGCAGCATGGAAGATTGGCTATGGACTTCTGGTCGGTGCAGTGTTGGTCATATGTATTGTTCTTGAAACATTGCTAAGGCTTAAACGGTTACAGGAACGCGACGTCCCCCCAGCCTTTTCTACAAATTCACTTTAG
- the LOC140892721 gene encoding putative RING-H2 finger protein ATL21A: protein MGLFRILSFAFLLFLEIHARNDCSTAFCGNNPFEVRFPFQLSGQQPQNCGYPGFNLSCGSQGAQAVLSLPYSGDFWVRNIDYLTQKIILYDPNGCLPRRLLSLNLSSSPFIAAYSKNYTILSCPPEFVRNRFTPVDCLSTHDSLVLATSAMTLARSLNMCSTIGMYTIPVPWPDNEGLTSDLNGDLRLIWSDPNCLNCEAKGDVCGFKNSTSDQILCFSDPGSGKTRGLEIFKIIVLSVVIPAIFCSICISCFIFILERRQTRNPENAVAPVESAPDATTISGLDDSTIESYSKVILGESRRIPGPNGATCPICLGDYHPKDTIRCIPLCEHCFHSECIDEWLRRHGTCPLCRNSPSPTRGANT, encoded by the exons ATGGGACTTTTcagaattctatcatttgcatTCTTGCTCTTTCTTGAAATTCATGCAAGAAATGATTGTTCAACTGCTTTCTGTGGTAACAATCCgtttgaagtacgttttccaTTTCAATTATCCGGCCAACAACCGCAGAACTGCGGCTACCCTGGCTTTAACTTGAGTTGTGGGAGCCAAGGGGCACAGGCCGTGCTAAGTCTCCCTTATTCGGGAGACTTTTGGGTTCGAAATATCGACTACCTAACGCAAAAAATCATACTATATGATCCGAATGGATGCCTTCCAAGACgacttttgagcttaaatcttTCATCCTCACCTTTTATAGCTGCATACTCCAAGAACTACACAATCCTTAGCTGTCCTCCAGAGTTTGTAAGGAACCGTTTCACACCGGTAGATTGCCTTAGCACGCATGATTCATTGGTTTTGGCAACTTCTGCAATGACTCTTGCTAGAAGCTTGAATATGTGCAGTACTATTGGTATGTATACGATCCCGGTTCCCTGGCCAGACAATGAAGGGCTCACTTCTGATCTAAATGGAGATCTACGGTTGATATGGAGTGATCCAAACTGCTTAAATTGTGAAGCAAAAGGTGATGTTTGTGGATTTAAGAACAGCACAAGCGACCAGATTTTGTGCTTCAGTGATCCAGGAAGTG GCAAAACTCGGGGACTCGAGATCTTCAAAATCATCGTGCTTTCGGTAGTTATACCGGCCATCTTTTGCTCGATTTgcatatcatgcttcatatttATTCTTGAAAGAAGACAAACCAGAAATCCTGAAAATGCTGTAGCTCCAGTGGAGTCGGCTCCAGACGCCACTACTATATCAGGACTAGATGATTCGACCATAGAATCATACTCAAAAGTCATTCTTGGAGAGAGCCGACGCATTCCCGGGCCCAACGGCGCAACATGTCCCATATGTTTGGGAGATTACCATCCAAAAGACACGATCAGATGTATACCTCTTTGTGAGCATTGCTTCCATTCGGAATGCATTGATGAGTGGCTAAGGAGACACGGGACCTGCCCGCTTTGCCGGAATTCTCCTTCGCCTACTCGTGGTGCCAatacatga
- the LOC140892178 gene encoding dynamin-related protein 5A encodes MENLIQLVNRLQRACTALGDHGEESALPTLWDALPSIAVVGGQSSGKSSVLESIVGKDFLPRGSGIVTRRPLVLQLHRLDEGREYAEFGHLPRKRFTDFAAVRKEIADETDRETGRSKQISSVPIYLSIYSPNVVNLTLIDLPGLTKVAVEGQSDSIVTDIENMVRTYIEKPNCIILAVSPANQDLATSDAIKVSREVDPKGERTFGVLTKIDLMDKGTDAVEILEGRAYKLQFPWIGVVNRSQQDINKNVDMIAARRREREYFAQTPEYKHLAPRMGSEHLGKILSKHLESVIKSRIPGLQSLINKTIIELESELSRLGKPIATDAGGKLYMIMEICRAFDGIFKEHLDGIRPGGDKIYNVFDNQLPAALKRLQFDKHLAMENVRKLITEADGYQPHLIAPEQGYRRLIETALITIKGPAEAAVDAVHGLLKELVHKSMSETAELKQYPSLRVEVGNAAVESLDRLKEESKKATLQLVEMECSYLTVDFFRKLPQDVEKGGNPTHSIFDRYNDSYLRRIGSTVLSYVNMVCASLRNSIPKSIVYCQVREAKRSLLDHFFTELGKKEGRQLGALLDEDPAIMQRRISLAKRLELYRNAQAEIDSVAWSK; translated from the exons ATGGAGAATCTGATACAATTAGTCAACAGGCTTCAGAGAGCGTGCACGGCGCTCGGAGATCACGGGGAGGAGAGCGCGTTGCCTACGCTCTGGGACGCCTTACCTTCTATCGCCGTCGTCGGCGGTCAG AGTTCTGGGAAGTCTTCAGTACTTGAGAGCATCGTTGGAAAAGATTTCTTGCCTCGTGGATCGG GAATCGTGACTCGACGCCCGCTTGTCCTTCAGCTTCATCGACTGGATGAGGGTAGAGAGTATGCAGAGTTTGGACATCTTCCTAGGAAGAGATTTACTGATTTTG CTGCTGTAAGAAAGGAGATCGCTGATGAGACTGATAGGGAGACAGGGCGTAGCAAACAAATATCTAGTGTTCCAATTTATCTTAGCATTTATTCCCCCAATG TTGTGAATTTGACCTTGATTGATCTTCCCGGGCTTACGAAAGTGGCTGTCG AGGGTCAATCGGACAGCATAGTAACggacattgaaaatatggtgcGGACTTATATTGAGAAG CCCAACTGTATCATATTGGCAGTTTCTCCTGCCAACCAAGATCTTGCCACATCGGATGCAATCAAGGTTTCTCGAGAGGTAGATCCAAAAG GAGAAAGAACTTTTGGAGTGTTAACAAAGATTGATCTCATGGATAAGGGTACTGATGCTGTAGAA ATCTTGGAAGGAAGAGCTTACAAGCTGCAATTCCCCTGGATAGGGGTTGTGAATCGCTCTCAACAAGACATCAACAAAAATGTGGATATGATTGCAGCTAGACGTAGAGAGCGGGAGTATTTTGCTCAAACCCCAGAATATAAACATCTTGCTCCCAGGATGGGTTCCGAGCATCTTGGGAAAATTCTATCCAAA CACTTGGAATctgttatcaaatctcgaattCCAGGCCTTCAGTCCCTTATCAACAAAACAATTATTGAGCTTGAGTCTGAACTGAGTCGTCTCGGAAAGCCCATTGCTACTGATGCTGGA GGAAAGTTGTACATGATAATGGAAATCTGCCGTGCGTTTGATGGAATATTCAAGGAACATTTAGATGGGAT TCGACCAGGTGGTGATAAAATATACAATGTGTTTGATAACCAGCTACCGGCTGCATTGAAACGCTTGCAATTTGACAAGCATCTAGCGATGGAAAATGTACGGAAACTAATAACTGAAGCTGATGGGTATCAACCTCATCTTATAGCTCCTGAACAGGGTTATCGTCGTCTCATAGAAACTGCATTGATTACCATCAAAGGTCCTGCTGAGGCAGCTGTTGATGCG GTTCATGGACTACTGAAAGAATTAGTGCACAAGTCAATGAGCGAGACTGCG GAGCTGAAGCAATATCCCTCTCTCAGAGTTGAGGTTGGGAATGCTGCTGTTGAATCATTAGACAGATTGAAGGAGGAAAGCAAGAAGGCAACTTTACAGCTAGTAGAAATGGAATGCAGTTACTTAACTGTTGATTTCTTTCGGAAGCTTCCTCAAGATGTTGAGAAGGGTGGTAACCCAACTCATTCCATTTTTGATAGATACAATGACTCGTATCTTCGACGAATTG GATCAACTGTGTTGTCTTACGTAAATATGGTCTGTGCAAGTCTGAGGAACTCGATTCCCAAGTCTATCGTTTACTGTCAAGTCCGCGAGGCAAAGCGCAGCCTACTCGATCATTTCTTCACCGAGTTAGGCAAGAAAGAg GGGAGACAGTTGGGCGCGCTGTTGGACGAGGATCCAGCGATTATGCAGAGGCGTATTTCACTTGCAAAGAGACTCGAGTTATATAGAAACGCTCAAGCCGAGATCGATTCAGTTGCCTGGTCAAAGTAG
- the LOC140888658 gene encoding putative RING-H2 finger protein ATL21A, translating to MYHPRYCFFVLINLVPLIHSINQKCPVSSCGNSYFSIQYPFVLQGERPQICSNYTSLGCNPGNKTILSLPSSGDFYVSEINYNTQTVQLYDPSNCLPRRLMNLSLSSSIFTSAYYQNYTFYSCPAPRYLIGGFTPIDCLSTDSDTVVASSKASPADMWRVYQCTIITTARIPVSWLGQFDNSGIYSDLQLSWVVPRCEDCEQYPETDKGRSNWSKIVQSPLLSPLGLVASVISMIACAVCQKKIRDLNRASASNGDIAAPPLAITSAVALPPQSTGGGGATSTTTTTTTTTDDPKVDSYTISMNFEEKSGTSCPRGSTCVICLEDYREKEKIKCIILCQHCFHAYCIDQWLQKHWSCPVCRTSLS from the exons ATGTACCATCCGCGGTATTGTTTCTTCGTATTGATCAACCTTGTTCCACTCATTCATTCCATCAACCAAAAATGCCCTGTTTCCTCATGTGGAAACAGCTATTTCTCAATACAATACCCTTTCGTGTTACAAGGCGAACGCCCTCAAATTTGCAGTAACTACACTTCTCTTGGATGCAATCCCGGGAATAAAACCATTTTGAGTCTCCCTTCTTCTGGAGATTTTTATGTGAGTGAGATTAACTACAACACACAAACGGTACAACTCTATGATCCCTCAAACTGCCTTCCAAGACGTCTCATGAACTTGAGTCTTTCGTCGTCTATATTCACATCTGCGTATTACCAAAACTATACATTTTATAGCTGTCCGGCCCCAAGGTATTTGATTGGTGGCTTTACTCCTATCGACTGCCTTTCTACGGATTCGGACACCGTTGTTGCTAGCTCCAAGGCTTCACCTGCAGATATGTGGCGAGTGTACCAATGTACCATAATCACAACTGCAAGAATACCGGTTTCTTGGTTAGGCCAGTTTGATAATAGCGGAATATATAGTGATCTTCAGCTGAGTTGGGTGGTTCCAAGGTGCGAAGATTGCGAACAATATCCAGAAACAG ATAAGGGGCGGAGCAATTGGTCGAAGATTGTTCAATCACCCCTCCTCAGCCCCTTGGGCCTTGTTGCAAGTGTAATCTCGATGATAGCATGCGCCGTCTGCCAAAAGAAAATCCGTGATCTTAACCGAGCATCAGCGAGTAATGGTGATATTGCTGCGCCACCTCTAGCCATCACCTCCGCGGTGGCTTTGCCACCACAGTCCACCGGAGGAGGAGGAGCAAcatcaacaacaacaacaacaacaacaacaacggatGACCCGAAAGTCGACTCCTACACAATATCAATGAACTTTGAAGAAAAAAGTGGCACCTCATGTCCTCGGGGTTCCACTTGTGTAATATGTCTTGAAGATTATAGAGAAAAGGAgaaaattaagtgcataattTTGTGTCAGCATTGCTTTCATGCATATTGTATTGATCAATGGCTGCAGAAGCATTGGTCTTGTCCAGTTTGCAGGACTTCTCTTTCTTGA
- the LOC140890728 gene encoding putative RING-H2 finger protein ATL21A — MATQILFLFLFLSVVHAQNCPPAYCYGFGSTIQFPFWLQDRQPPPKCSSPGFNLSCIDRNIYLNIPSSGIFYVKSIDYSLKQIQLSDPGNCLPRRLLSFNLSSSPFLANGYDNYTFFSCPKGRVSSIEIVDCLSNSSTAIVATKYQEFYFQVYPMCRRILTVPVPTSVAILSKSESVTIDLTWIAPSNSGTGVGAGAGAASDRTIAFIIPALAVPVLIVFISCCICMRRRDSHESSYYSTQTNRGLDESTIESYKKMTISENGHIPGSNDISCSICLEDYAPNDTLRFMPGCEHCFHIECIDKWLRINRRCPVCRVDLQAHDISPC; from the exons ATGGCCACTCAAATCctgtttcttttccttttcctttctGTAGTGCATGCTCAAAATTGCCCACCAGCATATTGTTATGGATTTGGCTCAACCATACAGTTTCCATTCTGGTTACAAGATCGGCAGCCGCCACCAAAATGTAGCTCTCCAGGGTTCAATCTAAGTTGCATTGACCGAAATATATATCTAAACATCCCTTCTTCTGGAATCTTTTATGTTAAATCAATCGACTACAGCTTAAAACAAATACAGCTCTCTGATCCAGGGAATTGCCTTCCGAGGCGACTTCTAAGCTTTAATCTTTCATCTTCTCCATTCTTGGCTAATGGTTATGACAACTACACGTTTTTCAGCTGTCCAAAAGGTCGGGTGAGTTCAATCGAAATCGTTGATTGCCTCAGTAACTCCAGCACTGCTATAGTGGCAACTAAGTAtcaagaattttattttcaagtATATCCGATGTGCAGAAGGATTCTTACGGTTCCTGTACCGACTAGTGTTGCTATTttgtctaaatctgaatctgtCACCATTGATCTAACATGGATCGCCCCTTCCA ATTCGGGTACAGGCGTGGGTGCAGGCGCAGGCGCGGCAAGTGATCGGACAATCGCCTTTATCATACCAGCCCTTGCCGTCCCAGTACTGATAGTCTTCATATCCTGTTGCATATGCATGAGGCGACGTGACAGCCACGAGTCCAGCTATTATAGTACCCAAACTAACCGAGGTCTTGATGAATCAACGATTGAAAGCTACAAAAAGATGACAATCAGTGAAAACGGGCATATTCCAGGGTCTAATGATATAAGTTGCTCCATATGCCTGGAAGATTATGCACCAAATGACACTTTAAGATTCATGCCTGGATGCGAGCATTGCTTCCATATAGAATGTATTGATAAGTGGTTAAGAATAAACAGAAGATGCCCCGTCTGCAGGGTCGATTTGCAAGCTCATGATATCAGTCCATGCTAA